Genomic segment of Panicum virgatum strain AP13 chromosome 2K, P.virgatum_v5, whole genome shotgun sequence:
TCCCCGGATCAATCGATCTATACAAGTTTAAACAAGAGAAATCAAAACAACATTTTACtaagaaattaaagaaaaaaaagaaacaagagcGCGTAAACTACGGATCACAAACCATGTTTACCTCTTCAGTCCCCTACAATGCTCGGCTCAGTTTCGTTCACGCCTGCATTTTTGGCGAAACAGAAGATGCAgccaagaaaaagaagattgaaataaacagaaaaataaaagattGACAAAATGGAACGAGTGAGAATAAGTTACATGCAAATATGGAATGGTTGGTTTAAGTGGGATAATTTCGCCCACACGTTCCCATCCGCATATCTTGCATAGCACAATATTCTGTTGccattttttccctttttttttcctgcgtTAGAAGCAATGCTTGAGAGTAGGTGCAGGACACACTATTATTAGTCTACCATTTCCCTGCATTTGCATAAACCCATGCTGAGATGAAGTACCTGCATTGTCTAGATTTAAAAGCTGCAAATAGTGTTTTCAAACAGTTTAGGTGGCATATGAGTTTAGTATTGGGGATCTTAATTCCTATTGAAAAAATGACTACATTCCTTTTGCCACCATGATCATGCATGTTTTGCCAACTTTGATGATGCAGGGGTATCCAAATGCAAATGTATTAGTGAATAACTCTGAATATACATATATAGAATGTTAAATTAGTTTGCGCAAATTGAACTCCCAACAGATGGATGCTCTTTTTTATTTGTGTAGCGTCGCTGATTGTCTTAGCTCTTGGCAAGGAACttatatgtatgaatgcaaacGTACAGGATACCTTACTAATACGAGATCTCTTCCTTGCTACCGGCGGCCTCCGGAACCAGAAAGCTAAGTAAAGCGGCCGGCAAACTGGCGACCTGTCAAAGCTGAGCTAAGCCATCGCTCCTCACGAGTAAAGCTGCTCTGATCACTCGCCTTTCTCTTTCCGCTGCGGCCTTTCGGTTGCTTCCTTCCCAAGGATGGCATTCCATGGCTGCTTATTGCCTctcccggaacgccgccgccgccgccgacgacgaagTGAATCCCACCCAGAGTACCTTGGACACAGCAACTTTGtgtagttgtgtgtgtgtgagagaggagaGATGGTGACGACTGACTGGGGGCCGATCATCGTGGCGGTGGTGCTGTTCATCCTGCTGTCGCCGGGGTTCCTGTTCCAGCTGCCGGCGAGGTTCAGGGTGGTGGAGTTCGGCAACATGGGCACCAGCGCGCTCTCCATCCTCGTCCACACCATCCTCTACTTCTGCATCCtcaccatcgtcgtcgtcgccatcgGCGTCCATGTCTACTCCACCAAACCCGACCCCGTAGAGTAAATTAAATTTAGATTATTCCATTTCCATGTGTTTAATTTCTCCAGTGCTGGTGTAATATAATGGGCCTAATGGCGGTGGTGTTTCTTTTTTGCTCCATATGTATCTTTTGTAGTAGAATAAGGtaacatacatatatacacacaGTTATTGCTATATACAATGTTTTTTCATGCTGTACTAGATCAACAATGGAGAGAAATAAAGATGGTAAAGAACCTCTGGGCATTCTTTCTGTTTATTTCTCGAGCTGCTTCTGGCTGATTTATatgcttcttcttgttcttttcCTCTCAGGATTGAGCTGTATGGGATTTTTTTGGATAATGGAAAGCGTTGCGGGCCGATTTTGCCATCGGTAGATTCAGTTTTATATCTAGccatgtttagtttcaaaaaaatttcctacagtactcatcacatcaaatcttcggacatatacatggagtattaaacacagttggaaaaaataactaattacacagtttaactataaatgacgagacgaatcttttaaatctaattagtccatgattggatattaattgtcaaataataatgaaagtgctacagtaccgaaaccaaaaaatttcgcgaactaaacaagaccAATTCATTTTCTTTCTCCATGAGGTAACTCTAGAATTGTGTGCTGTAAATGTGTGCTGTAGCTTGCAGTCAGTTTTTACTTGAGCCCATGTGTTCGTACATGTACTGTGTAGCTGAAAGCTTATTCTAGAATATACTAGTCAGTCCAACATGTAAATTTGTTTATGCAATGTTGGTGCTCCACATACTACTGGGCAATATTTGGTTTCTACAGTAGAAAATTCGCGAAAGAGAATCTTGTattcatggagtactaaatatagtctatttacaaaatcttttCATGGATgaatgtaatttttcgcgatgaatctaatgacggtaattaattcatGTAGTCtatttgtaattagactttatttaatactctaaattagtggtcaaaggtgcaaaaagattttgcaaacaAATTTTCACCTCAAACCAATATACGAGAAATCTAGAGGGAAGGAAACTACCAGCTAGTATATGTCGGTCGGTCGGTGTATAAAAGCACTTGCAGTGCAGCTTTGAAAGAACTGATGTGGGTGAataaagagaaaaagaagaccAAGGTCCCATTTAGTTGCTACATGTAAAGTTTtaacatttgaaatattaaatataaactaattacATCATCtcataatttacaagcaaactatgcaattagttttttatttcgtctagatttaatactttataCATGTAAGATTCTCATTCAATataatagttttggaattttaattTTGCATCAAAGCAATGCTCCTCTGTTCTGTGTTCCTTGTACTGAAACCCTCCAGCATCTGGAAAGGTGCTCGGTAGCACCAACATGTATAATTTCAGATGATGAGTTCATATATGAGTTAGGAGACAGGTAATTTATTATACAGTTTCTATATATTGATCAATTATCTGATCCAATACACACAAGCACGAGCTTCTTTAATTCTTTCCCCGTTTATTTACCCCATCATCACACGATGGCGCATGTGTTTGGGTTCTCCTCGGTGAACGCCTCCGCCGGATAGCGTGGGCACCCGTACACGTCACGCCCGCCGGCGTAcgcgtacggcggcggcggcgggtagtACGGCCGCGGATGATACTGGTACTGGTAGGAGTAGCACGGGTGCGCGTAAGGATAGCAGGGCGGGTAGGAGTAGGAGTAGGAGTAGCAGTACGGGGCGGCGTTGTCGAGCGCCACCTCCGGCGCCACCGTGACGACGCCGGCCGGGAGCGGGACGGTGAACAGGCGGTCGTCCTTCTTGCGGCTCTCCAGCAcgaccccgtcgccgccgccggcgtcctccTCCGCTGCTCTGCCGTGGCTTCCTTCCtgctcctcggcgccgccgccacccccgctTGGTTTCTCTGCTCTGGGGTTCttgtcctcctcctctgctcctcctcctctcttctcctcctccttgttCCCCTTCTCTTCCCCATCCTTCTTCTCTCCCGTGTTCTTAGCGGCGGGTTCGTGTTTCTTGCTCTCCTCACctgccaccggcggcggctccaGCGGCTCCGCCCTGAAGATGGCGGCTTTCCTCCCCGTGCGGCTGTGGATGAGgccgaccagcgccgccggctcCACCGCCCCCTTCACCATCATCTGCGAGGACTTCAGGTGCGGTACCGCGTCCTCAACGCCTGATCGATCAACCAGCCAAAATGAAACCATCAGCAGCTCGCAGCAGTTGTCCTGATCCTGATGATGATCTCATATGATCAGCAGATTTATTGATTTATAAATCTCATCAGTACCTTTGATTCCAAGTACCCTCCGCTTGATCTCCTCGCAGCAGGCGTCGCAGTGCAGGTTGATCCTCAGCACCACCACCATTTTCTGGGCATGGAACAAACTAAAAGTTACTCAAAGGTTAAATAACTGAGAGTTTTTTTTGCTCCTTGTCAACTGATTACTCGTAAATAATTTGTTTAGAAGGCCACATAATTTTAGTTAATTAGATTTTCGGAACGATACCGTGTCAATTTCCGGCAGATCGTTGGTCGCGTCCTTATTGTTCCCACCACCGTCTTTCTTCTTGGTCTTTTCACCcttcgccggcaccggcgccggcggcggcagcttgtCCGGCGCCGGGCTCAGCAGCACGGCCTTCCTCCCGGTCCTCCGCTCCACGACCCTCACAGCCCCCGCCGCGTTCTCCGCCGCCTTGGGCCCTCGCACCACCACCCTGTCGGTCGTGCTATCCACGATCACCTCTCCAACCCCTGCGATCCACACCTCGACGGTAAGAAATAAATGGAAGCGAGGAATAGGATCGCCGGAAACAGTAAAAACTTGGTGAGTCGTCGATCGCCCGGCCGTTACTTTTTTCCCCCAACTGAATGATGTATTACCGTCGAGGCGCTGCAGGGAGCGGCGCAGCTTCCGGGCGCAGCCGACGCAGTGCACCGGCGCGCTGATCACCacctcctccccggccgccgccgccggcggcacgtcgccgccggccttccCGGGCGCCTTGGGAgcgccgccgtcaccgcccTCCGGCTTCGTCCCCTGCGCATACGTTccgtcgcggcggccggtcgcCGGCGACACGAGAAATCAAACCAGTGGAAATGCATGTTACGAATGAATTCAGGAGGAAATTAAATCTTGCATCAACAAAGAAgataactctctctctctctctctctctgtgctAGCTTAGCTGACCGTACCTTAGCCATCAGCCGGC
This window contains:
- the LOC120695945 gene encoding uncharacterized protein LOC120695945 → MVTTDWGPIIVAVVLFILLSPGFLFQLPARFRVVEFGNMGTSALSILVHTILYFCILTIVVVAIGVHVYSTKPDPVE
- the LOC120695946 gene encoding heavy metal-associated isoprenylated plant protein 7-like, which translates into the protein MVVVLRINLHCDACCEEIKRRVLGIKGVEDAVPHLKSSQMMVKGAVEPAALVGLIHSRTGRKAAIFRAEPLEPPPVAGEESKKHEPAAKNTGEKKDGEEKGNKEEEKRGGGAEEEDKNPRAEKPSGGGGGAEEQEGSHGRAAEEDAGGGDGVVLESRKKDDRLFTVPLPAGVVTVAPEVALDNAAPYCYSYSYSYPPCYPYAHPCYSYQYQYHPRPYYPPPPPYAYAGGRDVYGCPRYPAEAFTEENPNTCAIV